The following coding sequences are from one Triticum aestivum cultivar Chinese Spring chromosome 5A, IWGSC CS RefSeq v2.1, whole genome shotgun sequence window:
- the LOC123103505 gene encoding probable protein phosphatase 2C 68 yields MSMAQVCCDSASSAVVVGAEAEARARARAGRRRRAGDAVARWKVTAEAPQGAEEAAATRKRRAAGGEGVAAKRHGFTSVAGRRREMEDAVSIREAFTAPAEEGKPRRDFYGVFDGHGCSHVADACRERMHELVAEELAGAAQPESWTGAMERSFARMDAEVTASGGGDSASCRCEANKCDHVGSTAVVAVVGERRVLVANCGDSRAVLCRDGAPVVLSSDHKPDRPDELERIEAAGGRVIFWEGARVLGVLAMSRAIGDGYLKPYVTAVPEVTVTDRAAGDECLILASDGLWDVVTNETACEVARACLRRGRDRWCAEAAAMLTKLALTKNSSDNISVVVVDLRPRNHL; encoded by the coding sequence ATGTCGATGGCGCAGGTGTGCTGTGACTCGGCCTCGTCGGCGGTGGTGGTCGGGGCGGAGGCAGAGGCCAGGGCCAGGGCGCGCGCCGGGAGGCGCCGCAGAGCCGGGGACGCGGTGGCCAGGTGGAAGGTCACCGCGGAGGCGCCGCAGGGCGCCGAGGAGGCCGCGGCCACCAGGAAGCGCCGCGCGGCCGGGGGCGAGGGGGTGGCCGCGAAACGCCACGGGTTCACGTCGGTCGCCGGACGCAGGAGGGAGATGGAGGACGCCGTCTCCATACGGGAGGCCTTCACCGCCCCGGCCGAGGAGGGGAAGCCCCGGCGCGACTTCTACGGGGTCTTCGACGGGCACGGCTGCTCGCACGTGGCGGACGCGTGCCGGGAGCGGatgcacgagctcgtcgccgaggagctcgccggcgCGGCACAGCCCGAGTCCTGGACCGGCGCAATGGAGCGCAGCTTCGCGAGGATGGACGCCGAGGTGACCGCCAGCGGGGGCGGCGACAGCGCCAGCTGCCGCTGCGAGGCCAACAAGTGCGACCACGTGGGGTCCACGGCCGTGGTGGCCGTCGTGGGGGAGCGGCGCGTCCTGGTGGCCAACTGCGGCGACTCCCGCGCCGTGCTCTGCCGCGACGGCGCGCCGGTCGTCCTCTCCTCCGACCACAAGCCCGACAGGCCGGACGAGCTGGAGAGGATCGAGGCGGCCGGCGGCCGCGTCATATTCTGGGAGGGCGCGAGGGTGCTGGGCGTTCTGGCCATGTCGCGCGCCATCGGCGACGGCTACCTGAAGCCGTACGTGACGGCGGTCCCGGAGGTGACGGTGACCGACAGGGCGGCCGGCGACGAGTGCCTGATCCTAGCCAGCGACGGGCTGTGGGACGTGGTCACCAACGAGACAGCCTGCGAGGTGGCGCGAGCCTGCCTCCGGAGGGGCAGAGACAGGTGGTGCGCCGAGGCGGCGGCCATGCTCACCAAGCTGGCGCTGACGAAGAACAGCTCGGACAACATCTCCGTTGTCGTCGTCGATCTCCGGCCAAGGAATCATTTGTAG